The Colletotrichum higginsianum IMI 349063 chromosome 2, whole genome shotgun sequence genome has a segment encoding these proteins:
- a CDS encoding ABC transporter yields MTLQDDKPVGAAQNLAETSEKAAAHQGHSDRASSHGGSTEVDASSQPKNPNTAINNLEKADSKAVAPKDADDDPYEHLPADEAAILKRQVFTPEVKAGIMTLYRYSSTNDLLILAAAAFTSIVVGAALPLMTVIFGNLQGTFQSYFNGQSSKDDFNSEMAGLVLYFVYLAIGVFVCQYVSTVGFIYTGEHISAKIREHYLQSCMRQNIGFFDKLGAGEVTTRITADTNLIQDGISEKVGLTLAALATFISAFIIGFVHYWKLTLILLSTVVALLLSMGGGSTFIVKYSKQSIESYAHGGSLADEVISSIRNAIAFGTQDRLAKQYDVHLTKAELYGYKVKSAIGVMVALMMTILYLNYGLAFWQGSKFLIEDGIALSNILIIMMSIMIGAFNLGNVAPNVQAFTTAIAAAAKIYNTIDRVSPLDPSTDDGIKLDAVEGAIRLENIKHIYPSRPEVTVMEDVSLNIPAGKTTALVGASGSGKSTIVGLVERFYDPVRGSVYLDGHDISTLNLRWLRQQMALVSQEPTLFATTIYQNIRYGLIGTQHEGASDEEQKKLVENAARMANAHDFITGLPEGYMTNVGERGFLLSGGQKQRIAIARAVVSDPKILLLDEATSALDTKSEGVVQAALEVAAEGRTTITIAHRLSTIKDAHNIVVMSNGRIVEQGTHNELLAKHGAYYNLVTAQNIARVNELDPEEEEAIDAEDDEIIRQKSRVSEKGYVADPEDDMAAKMQRTTTSKSLSSIALQNRKEEGEAKYGLWTLIKLIASFNKKEWKLMLIGLFFSIICGGGNPTQAVFFAKQIMTLSYPITDATPDAVRHQMKKDSDFWSAMYLMLAGVQFIAFVVQGIVFAKCSERLIHRVRDQAFRTMLRQDVAFFDKDENTAGALTSFLSTETTHLAGLSGVTLGTLLMVSTTLIAALALAIAIGWKLALVCTATIPILIGCGFFRFWMLAHFQRRSKTAYSNSASYASEAISAIRTVASLTREDDVIRQYQASLAIQQRSSLISILKSSLLFAASQSFMFLAFALGFWYGGTLIANREYDMFQFFVCFSAVIFGAQSAGSIFSFAPDMGKAHQAAHELKVLFDRKPTIDTWSEQGASLDAVDGTLEFRDVHFRYPTRPEQPVLRGLNLVIRPGQYVALVGASGCGKSTTIALLERFYDPLSGAIFVDGKEISTLNVNEYRSFIALVSQEPTLYQGTIRENIVLGANSEVTDEAIEFACREANIYDFIVSMPEGFNTVVGSKGALLSGGQKQRIAIARALIRDPKILLLDEATSALDSESEHVVQAALDKAAKGRTTIAVAHRLSTIQKADIIYVFDQGRIVEQGTHAELMKMNGRYAELVNLQSLEKNS; encoded by the exons ATGACGCTCCAAGACGACAAGCCCGTCGGGGCTGCCCAGAACCTGGCCGAGACGTctgagaaggccgccgcccaccaAGGACACTCGGACAGGGCGTCGTCGCACGGCGGCTCGACCGAGGTGGACGCCTCGAGCCAGCCCAAGAACCCAAACACCGCGATCAACAACCTCGAAAAGGCCGACTCCAAGGCTGTCGCGCCCaaagacgccgacgacgacccctACGAGCACCTCCCCGCagacgaggccgccatccTCAAGCGCCAGGTCTTCACCcccgaggtcaaggccggcaTCATGACCCTGTACCGCTACTCCTCGACCAACgacctcctcatcctcgccgccgccgccttcacctccatcgtcgtcggcgccgccctgccGCTCATGACCGTCATCTTCGGCAACCTGCAGGGCACCTTTCAGAGCTACTTCAACGGGCAGTCGTCCAAGGACGACTTCAACAGCGAGATGGCCGGCCTGGTCCTGTACTTTGTCtacctcgccatcggcgtcttCGTGTGCCAGTACGTGAGCACCGTCGGCTTCATCT acacGGGAGAGCACATTAGCGCCAAGATCCGCGAGCACTACCTCCAGAGCTGCATGCGCCAGAACATTGGCTTCTTCGACAAGCTGGGTGCCGGCGAGGTGACGACGCGCATCACCGCCGACACCAACCTGATCCAGGACGGCATTTCCGAAAAGGTCGgcctcaccctcgccgccctcgccacctTCATCTCGGCCTTCATCATCGGCTTCGTCCACTACTGGAAGCTCACGCTGATCCTGCTGtccaccgtcgtcgccctcctcctgagcatgggcggcggctccACCTTCATCGTCAAGTACAGCAAGCAGTCCATCGAGTCGTACGCccacggcggcagcctcgccgacgaggtcatcagcTCCATCCGCAACGCCATCGCCTTCGGCACCCAGGACCGCCTCGCCAAGCAGTACGACGTCCACCTGACCAAGGCCGAGCTGTACGGCTACAAGGTCAAGTccgccatcggcgtcatGGTCGCCCTCATGATGACCATCCTGTACCTCAACTACGGCCTCGCCTTCTGGCAGGGCAGCAAGTTCCtcatcgaggacggcatcgCCCTGTCCAacatcctcatcatcatgatGTCCATCATGATTGGCGCCTTCAACCTCGGCAACGTCGCCCCCAACGTCCAGGCCTTCACCacggccatcgccgccgccgccaagatcTACAACACCATCGACCGCGTCTCCCCGCTCGACCCCtccaccgacgacggcatcaagctcgacgccgtcgagggcgccatcCGCCTCGAGAACATCAAGCACATCTACCCGTCCCGCCCCGAGGTCACCGTCATGGAGGACGTGTCCCTGAACATCCCCGCCGGCAAGACCACCGCCCTGGTCGGCgcctccggctccggcaagagcaccatcgtcggcctcgtcgagcgcTTCTACGACCCCGTGCGCGGCTCCGTCTacctcgacggccacgacATCAGCACCCTGAACCTGCGCTGGCTCCGCCAGCAGATGGCCCTCGTCAGCCAGGAGCCCACCCTCTTCGCCACCACCATCTACCAGAACATCCGGTACGGCCTCATCGGCACCCAGCACGAGGGCGCctccgacgaggagcagaagaagctggtCGAGAACGCCGCGAGGATGGCCAACGCCCACGACTTCATCACCGGCCTCCCCGAGGGCTACATGACCAACGTCGGCGAGCGtggcttcctcctctccggcggccagaagcagcgcatcgccatcgcccgcgccgtcgtctccgacCCCAAGA ttctcctcctcgacgaggccaccTCCGCGCTGGACACCAAGTCCGAGGGCGTCGTgcaggccgccctcgaggtcgccgccgagggccgcaccaccatcaccatcgcccaCCGCCTGTCGACCATCAAGGACGCCCACAACATCGTCGTCATGTCCAACGGCCGCATCGTCGAACAGGGCACCCACAACGAGCTCCTCGCGAAGCACGGCGCCTACTACAACCTCGTCACCGCCCAGAACATTGCCCGCGTCAACGAGCTGGaccccgaggaggaggaggccatcgacgccgaggacgacgagatcatcCGCCAAAAGTCCCGCGTCTCCGAGAAGGGCTACGTCGCcgaccccgaggacgacatgGCGGCCAAGATGCAGCGCACGACCACCTCCAAGTCCCTGTCGAGCATCGCCCTCCAGAACcggaaggaggagggcgaggccaAGTACGGCCTGTGGACGCTGATCAAGCTCATCGCCTCCTTCAACAAGAAGGAGTGGAAGCTCATGCTCAtcggcctcttcttctccatcatctgcggcggcggcaaccccacccaggccgtcttcttcgccaAGCAGATCATGACCCTGTCGTACCCGATCACCGACGCCACCCCGGACGCCGTCCGCCACCAGATGAAGAAGGACTCGGACTTCTGGAGCGCCATGTACCTCATGCTCGCCGGCGTGCAGTtcatcgccttcgtcgtccagggcatcgtcttcgccaAGTGCTCCGAGAGGCTCATCCACCGCGTGCGCGACCAGGCCTTCCGCACCATGCTGCGCCAGGAcgtcgccttcttcgacaAAGACGAGAACACGGCCGGCGCGCTCACCTCCTTCCTGTCCACCGAGACAACCCACCTGGCCGGCCTCAGCGGCGTCACCCTCGGCACCCTGCTCATGGTGTCGACGACCCTGATCGCCGCCCTGgccctcgccatcgccatcggctGGAAGCTCGCGCTCGTCTGCACCGCGACCATCCCGATCCTCATCGGCTGCGGCTTCTTCCGCTTCTGGATGCTCGCCCACTTCCAGCGCCGCTCCAAGACGGCCTACTCCAACTCGGCGAGCTACGCGTCCgaggccatctcggccatccgCACCGTCGCCTCGCTCACccgcgaggacgacgtcatCCGCCAGTACCAGGCCTCCCTCGCCATCCAGCAGCGCAGCAGCCTCATCTCCATCCTCAAGTCCAGCCTGCTCTTTGCCGCCTCCCAGTCCTTCATGTTCCTGGCCTTCGCCCTCGGCTTCTGGTACGGCGGCACCCTCATCGCCAACCGCGAGTACGACATGTTCCAGTTCTTCGTCTGCTTCTCCgccgtcatcttcggcgCCCAGTCCGCCGGgtccatcttctccttcgcccCCGACATGGGCAAGGCCCACCAGGCCGCCCACGAGCTCAAGGTGCTGTTCGACCGCAAGCCCACCATCGACACCTGGTCCGAGCAGGGCGCcagcctcgacgccgtcgacggcaccCTCGAGTTCCGCGACGTCCACTTCCGCTACCCGACCCGCCCCGAGCAGCCCGTCCTGCGCGGCCTCAACCTCGTCATCCGCCCGGGCCAGtacgtcgccctcgtcggcgcctccGGCTGCGGCAAGtccaccaccatcgccctcctcgagcgctTCTACGACCCCCTCTCCGGCGCCatcttcgtcgacggcaaggagatCAGCACCCTCAACGTCAACGAGTACCGCTCcttcatcgccctcgtcagccaGGAGCCCACGCTCTACCAGGGCACCATCAGGGAGaacatcgtcctcggcgccaacAGCGAGGTCacggacgaggccatcgagtTCGCCTGCCGCGAGGCCAACATCTACGACTTCATCGTGTCGATGCCCGAGGGCTTCAACACCGTCGTCGGAAGCAAGGGCGCCCTGCTCTCCGGCGGCCAGAAGCAgcgcatcgccatcgcccgcgCCCTCATCCGCGACCCCAAgatcctgctgctggacgaggccacGTCGGCCCTCGATTCCGAGTCGGAGCACGTCGtccaggccgccctcgacaaggccgccaagggccGCACCACCATTGCCGTCGCCCATCGCCTCAGCACCATTCAGAAGGCCGACATCATCTACGTCTTCGACCAGGGAcgcatcgtcgagcagggcaCGCACGCCGAGCTGATGAAGATGAACGGCCGCTACGCCGAGCTGGTCAACCTGCAGTCGTTGGAGAAGAACAGCTGA